A genome region from Glycine max cultivar Williams 82 chromosome 5, Glycine_max_v4.0, whole genome shotgun sequence includes the following:
- the LOC106798821 gene encoding cyclin-dependent kinase E-1, which translates to MDGIYPIRVLGLVVESFVIPMRELLNVFPNTTAYPFVIEQNRRQIGDEVGAGGVGQNEFNCTILGKIGEGTYDLIFLVRTESPAVTHSKFVGIKKFKQSKDGNDISPTAIREIMLLKKITHENVVKLINIHINHVNMSLYLAFNYVEHNLYEIIRHHMDKLNHSINQYTIKSLLWQLLNGLSYLHRDTNMQVVVTIWYRAPELLLGAKHYTSVVDMWAVGCIFAQFLTLKPLFQGVEVKATSNPFQLDKLDKIFKILDHLTLEKWSSLASLPHWQQDVRHIQGHKYDNVGLYNVVHLSPKSLAYDLLSKMLE; encoded by the exons ATGGATGGTATTTACCCTATTCGGGTACTAGGGCTTGTGGTAGAATCATTTGTGATTCCAATGCGGGAATTGTTAAATGTTTTTCCAA ACACTACTGCCTATCCCTTTGTGATTGAACAAAACAGAAGACAGATAGGGGACGAAGTGGGAGCCGGTGGAGTAGGGCAGAATGAGTTCAATTGTACGATCTTAGGCAAAATCGGTGAAGGCACTTACGACCTCATCTTCCTCGTCCGAACCGAATCCCCTGCTGTCACTCACTCCAAATTTGTTGGCATAAAAAAGTTCAAGCAATCCAAGGACGGCAACGACATCTCCCCCACCGCCATCCGCGAAATCATG TTGCTGAAGAAGATTACACATGAGAACGTCGTTAAGCTCATCAACATACACATCAACCACGTCAACATGTCTCTCTACCTCGCCTTCAATTACGTCGAGCACAATCTCTAT GAAATTATTAGGCATCACATGGACAAACTCAACCATTCGATTAATCAATACACTATTAAGTCTTTGCTATGGCAGCTGCTCAATGGACTAAGCTATCTGCATAG AGATACTAACATGCAGGTTGTTGTAACCATTTGGTATCGTGCACCTGAGTTGCTTCTTGGAGCAAAACATTATACCAGTGTTGTTG ATATGTGGGCTGTGGGATGCATTTTTGCTCAGTTCTTAACCTTGAAGCCACTATTTCAAGGGGTAGAAGTCAAAGCTACATCAAATCCCTTTCAG CTTGATAAACTTGACAAGATATTTAAGATTTTAG ATCATCTCACATTAGAAAAGTGGTCTTCCTTAGCAAGTCTTCCACATTGGCAACAAGATGTGCGACATATACAAGGACACAAATA TGACAATGTCGGTCTCTATAATGTTGTGCACCTGTCTCCAAAAAGCCTTGCATATGACCTCTTGTCAAAGATGCTTGAGtaa